The following nucleotide sequence is from Endozoicomonas sp. GU-1.
GATCCGCGCCCTGAGTTTGTGGCGATGACCGTGGTGAGAACCGTGGGCAGCCCCGACTTCATGGGCAAGCAACGAGACAGGTGATTCCGGGGGAGTAAATGCAGTCACATGCGTGTTTTCTGTGTCTTGTAACCGAAGTAAGGCGAGATTGGTCATGTCTCTCAGCTTTCGTATTCTGGTAATCGTCTCTTTATTTTGAAATAACGTGAGTTCTGTCGGATTGACAGTAGTAATTGATCTGATGCTTCGGATGGTTTGTAAATCATCCATAATCTCATCACGCATAAAATTTTCGTGAGGAGGCTCTTCAGCAACTGACCGGTTGAAGCAGCGCTTTCTGGCTCCGGGATCAATGCCAAAACGGTGAAGTGCAGGGGGTTCAACGGGTGGTTCAGTCCTGTTGGGTGAACAGATTGCTGGTATCATGTTGTGGCGTGTTTTTTGTAGAGTTGGATCTATTCGACAGAGAAGTTAACTGCTGGTTCAAAATGTTTGTCAGCATTTTTTATCATTTCGCTGGATTATCTGTCAGGGGGGGAAGTAGCTAACCATATGAAATCATATATTTCTGACTCCTTGTTCAGGCACTCTGCTTCGTTACAACTCCGGTCACATAGCTACGGCTATGCTCCCTCCGTTGTGCCTCGCATAGCTCCTGCCCAAGTAGCCAGAAATATATGATTCCATATGGCCAGCTACTTAACGTTGTTGCTGAGACACAGTTCCGGAAGCGGGGCAAATGCACGGTGTCTGAGCCATTCATGAGTCAAAAATCCTTTGAGCCTGTCTTTGCGTAAAAGAGGCGTTAAACAGAGTATTCATCATGGACATTGAGTGGTTTATACTGCCGATTTCCTGCGGGCTGTATTAGAATAGCGTCTCACCACCAAAATCCAGGCATTTCACAGGCTCCCAGGAGGCTGTTAACAGGCAACCGAGGTAATGAATGTTCACAAAGGACATGACCATCGCTGAATTCGATCCGGAGCTGAAGGCGGCTATTGATGCAGAAACCCTGCGTCAGGAAGAGCATATCGAGCTGATCGCTTCCGAGAATTATGCCAGTCCAAGAGTTATGGAAGCTCAGGGCAGTGCGCTGACCAATAAATACGCTGAAGGCTATCCCGGCAAACGTTACTACGGCGGCTGTGAGCACGTTGATGTGGTTGAGCAGCTGGCCATTGATCGTGCCAAGGCACTGTTTGGCGCAGGCTACGCCAACGTTCAGCCGCACTCGGGTTCCCAGGCCAACTCGGCGGTATTCATGGCGCTGCTGAAGCCCGGTGATACGATTCTTGGCATGAGTCTGGCCCATGGTGGCCACCTTACCCACGGTGCCAGCGTCAGCTCCTCCGGCCGAATCTATAATGCAGTGCAGTACGGCATTACACCTGATACCGGTGAGTTGGATTACGAAGAAGTTGAACGCCTTGCCCTGGAGCATAAACCCAAACTTATTATTGGTGGCTTTTCTGCCTACTCCAGGATTGTTGACTGGCAGCGTTTTCGGGATATTGCCGATAAGGTCGGTGCTTACTTCCTGGTTGACATGGCGCATGTTGCCGGGCTGGTGGCTGCGGGCGTTTATCCTTCGCCAGTGGGCATTGCTGATGTGGTCACCACCACCACTCACAAAACCCTGGGTGGACCGCGCGGTGGTTTGATTCTCGCCGCTGAAGATGAAGAGCTGAACAAGAAACTGAATTTTGCCGTCTTTCCTGAATCCCAGGGCGGTCCTCTGTGCCATGTGATTGCTGCCAAGGCTGTCTGCTTCAAAGAAGCGATGTCTGATGAATTCAAGACTTACCAGGCTCAGGTGGTCGAGAATGCCCGGGCCATGACCCGGGTGATGATGGAGCGGGGTATCAATATCGTGTCCGGTGGGACCGATGATCACCTGTTCCTGATGGATCTGATCGGTAAGGAATACACCGGTAAAGATGCCGAGGCAGCCCTTGGCCGTGCCAATATCACGGTGAACAAGAACGCAGTGCCTAATGACCCTCGTTCACCTTTTGTAACCAGTGGCCTTCGTATCGGTACTCCGGCTATTACCCGTCGCGGTTTTAATGAAGAAGACTCAGCAGCCCTGGCTGGCTGGATCTGTGATGTCCTGGATGCCCTGGGCGATGGTTCCGGTGATGCACAGGTGGAAGCCGCAGTGAAAGCCAAAGTGCTGGAAATCTGTTCGCGTCTTCCGGTTTACAAGTAACTGTTTGGGTGGTATCAAAAAGCCGCTGTGCCTTGAATGTGTGCAAGGTCAGCGGCTTTTTTTATAGATCGCAATTGAGGTCCTGGGTTAATAAGCGGCTTTCTCCATTGAGTGCTTCAGTCGCTGAAACTGCTTCGGGTTCTGATATACGGGCAGAAACCGGGAACTTGTAATAAAACCGCAGCTGGTTATCATTGCTTTGGGACACATAGCAAACGGTGTCCCCCAATCCCCTCAAAAACTCAAGGATTAATTTGCTCAATGCATTGTCCATTCTGTGGTGCTGCTGAAACAAAAGTGATCGACTCGCGTCTGGTTGCAGAAGGCAGCCAGGTGCGCAGGCGTCGCGAATGCCTGTCCTGCATTGAACGTTTCACCAGTTATGAAACAGCAGAACTGCTCATGCCAAGGCTGGTGAAACGGGATGGTACCCGTGAACCTTTTAATGAAGATAAGCTGCGGGCGGGCATGTCCCGTGCCCTGGAAAAAAGGCCGGTCGGCGTTGAGCAGCTGGAAGAAGCGGTGAGCCGCATTACTCATCGCCTGCGGGCCATGGGTGAGAGGGAAGTCAGTTCCCGGATTCTGGGTGAAGAGGTTATGCGCGAATTAAAGCAGCTGGATGAGGTGGCCTATATCCGTTTTGCCTCCGTCTATCGTCATTTCAAGGATCTGAATGAGTTTCGGGAAGAGATCGACCGACTGGAGACTGAGGATCGGGATTAAATGCCTCTGATTCTGTTATTGCTGGCGATTCTGGTCCTGGTTTTTGGCCCCCAGTTCTGGGTCAGGCATACGTTCCGTAAATATGGCAAAGACCGACCGGATCTCCAGGGCACCGGCGGCGAGCTGGCACAGCACCTGATTGATCGATTCCAATTGGATGGCGTATCCGTTCGTGAAGGTCAGGAAGGTGAGGATTATTATGATCCGGAAAACCGGGTGGTTTCGCTCTGCTCATGGCACTATCGGGGGAAGACCATCGCTGCTGTCGCCGTTGCTGCCCATGAAGTCAGCCATGCCTTGCAGCATCAGGAGCAGCACCCCGGGTTTATGCGCCGTCAGAAGCGGGTAAAAATGGCCATGATGATTGAGCGGTTCAGCGTTATGGCCCTGATGGTGACGCCTTTTATTTTCTTATTCACCCGGCTTCCCCAGAGCACCCTGATCACCTTGCTATTGGGTGCTTCCGGGATGATTGCCTCACTCTGGGTGCAATTGATGAACCTGCCCATTGAGATGGATGCCAGTTTTAACAAGGCCCTGCCGATTCTGGAGGAAGGGTATCTTGCCAGAGACGATCTACCGGGGGCCAGAAAAGTCCTGAAAGCCGCGGCAATGACCTATGTTGCTGCGGCACTGGCAAGCTTGCTGAATATCGGACGATGGATAGCTATTTTAAGACGATAAGCCGTTGGGCAAATGGATGCCTTTGGAATTGAGTTAAGTAGTTGGCCAAATGGAATCGTATATTTCTGGCTAAGTGGGCAGTTACTATGCAAGGCACAACGCAGGGAGCATAGCCGTAGCTATGTGACCGGAGTTGTAACGCCGCAGAGTGACTGTTCACTTAGTCAGAAAATAGGATTTCATTTGGTTAACTACTTAAATATGGTCAGTTTATCCCTGCTGGTTCTGTTTGTTCCTACGTTTTTCTTTGGTTAAATCTGGCAGAATAAATCAACTGCCAGCGGAGGATCTGTTGCCAGAGAAAGATCTGTTTGACCTGTGTAAGGGGGGGTGTGGAGTTCTCCTCCCTCTCAGCATTTGAATGTCCTGGTTTAAATCCGCAATTTTTCTGGCGTAAAGAAGTTGACGGTTCTCGGCATCATTACAATGGTAAAAATCGTGTTTTACTTTGAATACGCCTTGTTTTTGAATACTTTCTGCTTCATTCCAATCTTTAAGGCACTCAAAGCAAATGTCATGGTCACAAAAACTGGCATCTGCGGCTGCATTCTGACGTGCATGGAGGCCTGACCGTCGAATGTGATTACAGCCTGAAGATCTCTCAATGAGGTTATCGCATTTCGGGCATGGCCTGAATCTACTGTCATCCGCCTGAGCCATCTGGTAGACCTGCAGTTTTGCATTCAAATCAGAAAGCCGCTGTTCCTGATTTATGATATGTGCTTCATCACAACTCTTATTGAAATGGGGCTTTTCTTCACAGTTTGCGCAAAACCTGCGAGTACAGGGTACGAAACCAATATTGCGTTTGTAAATTTGTCCAGAGCAGCTGATTACAGCCTGTTCAGGCTCTCTCAGGTTGACAAAATACTGTTCATTGCAGTCTCGGCATGTAGCATTTTTTGTCACTACAGGGCCAAGCAATGGGGAAAACGGATCCCGGGCAAAAATCCGGAGTTGTGATTGCAGGTGGAAATCTTGCAGCATCTGCAAACAATCCGGGGATGATATCTGTGGAGCAAGCTTGTCGACGGGTATGGAGTGGTGTTTGGACGAATCACACGTTGGGCAGGCTATGCCAACGCCATTTATTTCATCATTTGTTATGGGGTCTGCAATTCGATATTGAGTGTGCTGTGCCAGGCAGTCAGAGTGAATCCACGTTGGTGTTTCACATCCGGGGATAAATGCTGCTTCTGGTGCACTTTGAAAATCACTCAAGCAGACAGAGCATTGTGCATCGGTGGGTGGTTGAGTCTTACTTGCATCCGGCATTTCTTGTTGTGGAACAGGTTCCGGGTTTTGTGCAGCAGTAGATTCTGGCATGGGAGCAACAGGATTGAATAAATGGCGGGTTCCGTGCAGGTAGGCACCATCAGTTGCTCTCATTTCATAAGTTATGGTTCTGGGTATGTTGGGGTCAGCCTCAAAAACGGCCTGTAAGGTACGATCCAGCCATGAAGCCAGGGCATCAGTATTCGGGTTTTCATTAGATCGTCCAATATTGTTAGAAGCAGTACTGTTAGAAGCAATACTGTCAGGAGCAATATTGTTAGAAACGATATTTAAACTGGAATTGGGAATCATATTTAGGTAATTAAATTCTTGATTTACTCTCAATAGACTAAATTTTGATCCCAAAGTTCCATTTTCTTTAAGTAATCTGTCTCGGTGTATTATTGATATAAATTATTCTTTGGTTGTTGCTGCCCCGCCAGGGCAGTGACAGATCTCTCTTATCCAGCTCAAAGCGTCCATCAATCAACACATCAATGTATTGCACAACCTCCTGTTGGGCCTGGCTGAGTTCTTCCAGCGTGTAGCCAGTCCAGAGCCAGATGTTTTTTTGTGGATATTCGGCCTTTACCCGCTGAACCAGCTTCAGTATGCCGGATAGATTGCCTGGAAACAGTGGGTCTCCGCCGGACAGCGACAGCCCATCCCGTTTGATGCGGGAATCCCCAAGGTCGGCAATAATCCGGTCTTCCATGGCCTGGTCAAAAGGGGTTCCCTTGCGGGCATCCCAGGTGGTGGCGTTATGGCAGCCTTGGCAGCGGTGTTCACAGCCACTGACAAACAGGGTGCAGCGGGTGCCTTCACCATTGACCACATCGATTGGATAGTACTGGAGATAGTTCATGCTCTTTGCTTTTCCATGGTGCCTGTTCCCACGCAGAGCGTGGGAACAGGCAGCCGTATCAGAGGTGCTTCACCCGACGAACCACTTCTTCCTGCTTACCTTTAATAAACGGTCGGCTGTTCGGTTGACCCAGGTAGCCACAAACACGACGGGTTACGGACATCTTGTCGGAGTCACGGTTTTTGCACTGCGGGCATTCAAAACCACGGCTGGTGGCATTGAACTCACCTTCATAATCACAGCTGTAGCAGGAGTCATTGGGTGTATTGGTGCCGTAGTATGGGACCTTGTCGTAAGTGTAGTCCCAAACGTTTTCCAGAGCCTTCAGGTTGTTGACCATGTTCGGGTACTCACCGTAGCAGATGAAGCCACCGCTGGCGTGTTTGGGGTATACCTGTTCAAAGTCGACCTTGTCGTATGGGTTGACCTTCTTTTCCACATCCAGATGGAAAGAGTTGGTGTAGTAGCCTTTTTCAGTCACGCCTTCAATAACACCAAATTTCTTTTTGTCCAGACGGCAGAAACGGTCACACAGGCTTTCACTCGGGGTTGAGTAGAGGCTGAAACCGTAGCCGGTTTCCTGTTTCCACTTATTCACCGCGGCACGCATGGTTTCCACAATGGCAACGGCTTTCTGGCGCAGCTCTTCACTGTCGTACAGATCACCAGAACCATTGTTGCCACCATAAAGGGCATTGATTGTCTCATGGATACCGATGTAGCCAAGGGAGATGGAGGCACGGCCATTTTTGAAAATATCGCTGATTTTGTCATCCGGCTTAAGGCGAACACCGCAGGCACCTTCTATATAGAGAATGGGCGCTACCCGTGCACGGACACTGTCCAGACGCTGGATCCGGGTCATCAGGGCTTCTTTCGCCAGCTGCAGACGCTGTTCCAGCAGCTGGTAGAAGGTCTCTTCACTGCCTTTACTTTCAATCGCTATGCGGGGCAGGTTGAGTGAGACGACCCCCAGGTTATTACGGCCATCGTGAATCATCTTGCCGTCTTCTTCATAAACCCCCAGGAATGAACGACAGCCCATGGGTGTTTTAAAGCTTCCGGTCACTTCCACCAGCTTGTCATAGTTGAGAATGTCCGGGTACATCCGCTTGCTGGCACACTCCAGTGCCAGCTGCTTGATGTCGTAGTTCGGATCTTCAGGGCTGAAGTTCACCCCTTTTCTGATGGCAAAGACCAGCTTTGGAAAGACCGGTGTCTTGCAGTTTCTGCCCAGACCGCGAATCCGGTTTTTCAGAATGGACTGCTGCACCAGGCGCTCTTCCCAACTGGTACCCAGGCCAAAGCCAAAGGTGACAAACGGCGTCTGACCATTGGCGGTGTGCAGGGTATTTACCTCATACTCCAGTGCCTGGTAGGCGTCATAGCAATCCTTTTCGGTCATCTCCATGGCGTATTCACGGGCTTTTTCTTCATCACGGATCCAGCGCATGCCTTGTTGCAGATGCTTTTCAAAGGTTTTGCGTACGTAAGGTGCGTGAATACGGTCAATCTCATTGATACTGGTACCGCCATAGATGTGGCTGGAAACCTGGGCAATGATCTGGGCTGTGATGGCCGCTGCAGTAGTGATTGATTTGGGCGTTTCAATTTCCGCATTACCCATGCGGAAACCGTTGGTCATCATCCCTTCAATATCGATCAACATGCAGTTGAACATCGGGAAGAAGGGCGCGTAGTCCAGGTCGTGGTAATGGATTTCACCACGGTCATGGGCCGCAGTAATATGCTTTGGCAAAATATGCTGCCTGGCGTAGTGCCTGGCGACCACACCGGCCAGAAGGTCCCGTTGGGTGGGGATGATTTTACTGTCTTTGTTGGCGTTTTCGTTGAGCAGCTCGTCATTATCCTGGTTGATAATGCTCAGAATGTCCCGGCTCAGGGCATTACGCGACTCACGTTCAATATCCCGGGTCTGACGATATTCAATGTATTTGCGGGCAGCGTTATGGTATTCGCTGCTCATCATCAGGTGTTCTACCTGATCCTGAATATCATAGATATCCACCAGTTCCAGACCTTCCACGGTGCTGGCTACTTTTTTCGCAACGTACTCAGCAAAGTCATGGTCTTTGATCTGAGCATCATTGAGGGCGCTGGCAACGGCTTTTACGATGCGTGGCGCATCAAAAGGCTGGCGTGAGCCATCGCGTTTGATGATCTCAGTCATGGTGAATCTCCGGACAAAATAGAGTAATGAGATATTGCGCCTTTTCGGGTGGAATATCTACAGGTAGTGGTATGCGTGTATAATTGGCACTATATGTGGTGTTTTGCGGCGGCTATGATCTACTAAACTGTTTGATTCTGCAATATTGACAAAACGTAAATCTGCTGGGGAAAGCACGGTTTTCATTCGGAAGTCAGGAGTTACTGACAGGGAAAGTCTTACATACTGTGTGGTTAAACACGATGAGCCTGCTGGAAATAGCATTTTGTAGGTATATGCCGAAATATTTTCATATCAAGAGGAAAATGACGGCGACTGTGCAAAACAGTTGCAGCATGGAAAGCGCACTTCATCGCCATTCGGCAAGGCTTTCCTGGTTCAGAATCGGTATTGAATAAAATGTTAAAAAATTTTGGAATGAAGGAATTTTTTCTTGGGAAAGTGGTCAAATACTGAATCTAATGAAAATAACTTAGTAATAAAGTGCAAAAAAATGAATACATTTTCTGGTTACCTGTTTTTTTCCCCTGATACTTTTGATTGGCTCACTGAAACAACATGTGATACAAAAGAGATCGGAATAAATAATGGGTTTTTTTATAATAAAAAAGTTAAAGCAACTGAATCGGCTGTTTCTGGCTATGTTACTGAAATGATCGATCGAAATGCTGTTTCTGATTCGTCCATTTGCCCGCTAATAATGGAGGAGATTCCACCATTATTTCCTGAATTAGATAATATTGACTCTACGTCTGCAAATATCGAAGGAAATAAACGTCCACTATTCTCGAACCACGAAAGTTGTAATAAATCTGGCAATGGTGATATTTCCATAGAAATAAAAATGAATGAGCCGGATGCTCAGATAGAAAATTCAACAAAGGTCTTGCACACTGTCAAGAAGTCTTTTCAGTGTAATGTATGCGAAAAGAGCTTTAATCGAAAGCATAATCTGGAAGAACACATCCGTACACACACTGGCGTAATGCCCTTTAAGTGTAATGTATGCGAAAAGAGCTTTAATCGAAAGCAGAATCTGGAAGTACACATCCGTACACACACTGGCGTAAAGCCCTTTAAGTGTAATGTATGTGAAAAGAGCTTCAGGTATTTCAGTGGCCTGACAATACACACCCTCCGCATCCATACTGGCGAGAGGCCCTTTAAGTGTGAGTTCTGCGACAGGCGCTTTGTCCAAAGATGTGAGCTGAAAAATCATATCCGCATCCATACTGGCGAGAGGCCCTTTAAGTGTGAGGTGTGCAAAGAGAGTTTCCGTGAAGCCAATAGCCTGAAAAAGCATACCCGCACCCATACCGGCGAGAGGCCCTATAAGTGTGAGTTATGCGATAAAAGCTATATCCAAAAAAGTGGCCTGATTAGCCACACCCGCTGCCTCCACTCCAGTGAGAAGCCCTTTAAGTGTGAGGTGTGCGAAATATGCTTTGCATTAAAAAATCAACTAACACGGCACCAGAAAACTAAACGCCATTTGAAGAAACTGGCTGAACTGTCATCAACCTGACCATCAGGAAATACTGGTCGCTGTCCTCTGGACAGGCAAACGGTAAAACCTGCTTTGCCTGTCCGGGAGCCCCGTTAGATTGGTCAAAAATTATGGAGAACTGTCGGTTATCCGGGAGGGTGTAAATGTCATTGTTTTACTTGGCCGCCCGGCAAAGAGCAAACAGGTTCCTGACAAGTCCTTGTGCCTGGTTGTGACAAATAAAAAATTTTGGAATTAAGGAATTTATTCTTGGAAAAGTGGTCGAACACGAGTCATAGCAAAAACCATTTAGTAATAAAGTACAAAAATGGTCCCATTTTCTCATTACCTTTTTTTTTTCCCCTGAGGATTTTAACTGGCTCACTGAAGCAACAATATGTGATGCAAAAGAAATTGGAGAAAAAAATGGGATCTTCTGTGACAAAAAAGTTAAAGTGATTGAGTCGGTTGATTCTGGCTATATTGCTAAAATGATCGAACGATATGGTGTTTTTGATTCACCCATTTGGCCAGAAATTAAGAAGATTCCTGCACTATTTCCCAAGCCTGATCATCTTTGCCATACTTCCGCAGATAGTAAGGTAAATAAACGTCCACCATCTTCGCACCTCGAAAATTGCGATAAATCCGGAAATGGTGATATTTTCACAGAAATAAAAATGAATGAATCAGGTGCTCAGATAGAAAATTC
It contains:
- the nrdG gene encoding anaerobic ribonucleoside-triphosphate reductase-activating protein, with translation MNYLQYYPIDVVNGEGTRCTLFVSGCEHRCQGCHNATTWDARKGTPFDQAMEDRIIADLGDSRIKRDGLSLSGGDPLFPGNLSGILKLVQRVKAEYPQKNIWLWTGYTLEELSQAQQEVVQYIDVLIDGRFELDKRDLSLPWRGSNNQRIIYINNTPRQIT
- the nrdR gene encoding transcriptional regulator NrdR, yielding MHCPFCGAAETKVIDSRLVAEGSQVRRRRECLSCIERFTSYETAELLMPRLVKRDGTREPFNEDKLRAGMSRALEKRPVGVEQLEEAVSRITHRLRAMGEREVSSRILGEEVMRELKQLDEVAYIRFASVYRHFKDLNEFREEIDRLETEDRD
- a CDS encoding C2H2-type zinc finger protein produces the protein MNTFSGYLFFSPDTFDWLTETTCDTKEIGINNGFFYNKKVKATESAVSGYVTEMIDRNAVSDSSICPLIMEEIPPLFPELDNIDSTSANIEGNKRPLFSNHESCNKSGNGDISIEIKMNEPDAQIENSTKVLHTVKKSFQCNVCEKSFNRKHNLEEHIRTHTGVMPFKCNVCEKSFNRKQNLEVHIRTHTGVKPFKCNVCEKSFRYFSGLTIHTLRIHTGERPFKCEFCDRRFVQRCELKNHIRIHTGERPFKCEVCKESFREANSLKKHTRTHTGERPYKCELCDKSYIQKSGLISHTRCLHSSEKPFKCEVCEICFALKNQLTRHQKTKRHLKKLAELSST
- a CDS encoding zinc metallopeptidase, coding for MPLILLLLAILVLVFGPQFWVRHTFRKYGKDRPDLQGTGGELAQHLIDRFQLDGVSVREGQEGEDYYDPENRVVSLCSWHYRGKTIAAVAVAAHEVSHALQHQEQHPGFMRRQKRVKMAMMIERFSVMALMVTPFIFLFTRLPQSTLITLLLGASGMIASLWVQLMNLPIEMDASFNKALPILEEGYLARDDLPGARKVLKAAAMTYVAAALASLLNIGRWIAILRR
- the nrdD gene encoding anaerobic ribonucleoside-triphosphate reductase; protein product: MTEIIKRDGSRQPFDAPRIVKAVASALNDAQIKDHDFAEYVAKKVASTVEGLELVDIYDIQDQVEHLMMSSEYHNAARKYIEYRQTRDIERESRNALSRDILSIINQDNDELLNENANKDSKIIPTQRDLLAGVVARHYARQHILPKHITAAHDRGEIHYHDLDYAPFFPMFNCMLIDIEGMMTNGFRMGNAEIETPKSITTAAAITAQIIAQVSSHIYGGTSINEIDRIHAPYVRKTFEKHLQQGMRWIRDEEKAREYAMEMTEKDCYDAYQALEYEVNTLHTANGQTPFVTFGFGLGTSWEERLVQQSILKNRIRGLGRNCKTPVFPKLVFAIRKGVNFSPEDPNYDIKQLALECASKRMYPDILNYDKLVEVTGSFKTPMGCRSFLGVYEEDGKMIHDGRNNLGVVSLNLPRIAIESKGSEETFYQLLEQRLQLAKEALMTRIQRLDSVRARVAPILYIEGACGVRLKPDDKISDIFKNGRASISLGYIGIHETINALYGGNNGSGDLYDSEELRQKAVAIVETMRAAVNKWKQETGYGFSLYSTPSESLCDRFCRLDKKKFGVIEGVTEKGYYTNSFHLDVEKKVNPYDKVDFEQVYPKHASGGFICYGEYPNMVNNLKALENVWDYTYDKVPYYGTNTPNDSCYSCDYEGEFNATSRGFECPQCKNRDSDKMSVTRRVCGYLGQPNSRPFIKGKQEEVVRRVKHL
- the glyA gene encoding serine hydroxymethyltransferase, which codes for MFTKDMTIAEFDPELKAAIDAETLRQEEHIELIASENYASPRVMEAQGSALTNKYAEGYPGKRYYGGCEHVDVVEQLAIDRAKALFGAGYANVQPHSGSQANSAVFMALLKPGDTILGMSLAHGGHLTHGASVSSSGRIYNAVQYGITPDTGELDYEEVERLALEHKPKLIIGGFSAYSRIVDWQRFRDIADKVGAYFLVDMAHVAGLVAAGVYPSPVGIADVVTTTTHKTLGGPRGGLILAAEDEELNKKLNFAVFPESQGGPLCHVIAAKAVCFKEAMSDEFKTYQAQVVENARAMTRVMMERGINIVSGGTDDHLFLMDLIGKEYTGKDAEAALGRANITVNKNAVPNDPRSPFVTSGLRIGTPAITRRGFNEEDSAALAGWICDVLDALGDGSGDAQVEAAVKAKVLEICSRLPVYK